One Plectropomus leopardus isolate mb chromosome 1, YSFRI_Pleo_2.0, whole genome shotgun sequence DNA segment encodes these proteins:
- the tubgcp4 gene encoding gamma-tubulin complex component 4, with amino-acid sequence MIHELLLALSGYPGTIFTWNKRTGLQVSQDLPFLHPSETSVLNRLSKLGSDYIRFTEFIEQHTGHVHQQEHHTNQPNQTGLYGIYLRAFCTGLDSILQPYRQALLDLEQEFLGDPHLTISHVNYKLDQFQLLFPSVMVVVESIKSQKIHGCQILETVYKHSCGGLPPVRMALEKILAVCHGVMYKQLAAWMLHGLLLDQSEEFFVKQGPSAGGAAANQEEEEEDLGLGGLSGKQLRELQDLRLIEEENMLAPSLQQFSLRTEMLPSYIPIRVAEKILFVGESVQMFENHNHSPSRAGSILKHQEDMFAAELHRLKQQPLFSLVDFENLIDRIRSTVAEHLWTLMVEESDLLEQLKIIKDFYLLGRGELYQVFIDLAQHMLKTPPTAVTEHDVNVAFQQAAHKVLLDDDNLLPLLHLTVDYQGKDSKETTGPRDGATPPQDTSPREVPPTGWAALGLTYKVQWPLHILFTPAILEKYNVVFRYLLSVRRVQSQLQHCWALQMQRKHLKSSQTDAVKWRLRNHMAFLIDNLQYYLQVDVLESQFSQLLQQINSTRDFESIRLAHDHFLSNLLAQSFILLKPVFHCLNEILELCLNFCSLVSQSVASLDERGTAQLDILVKGFRRQSSLLFKILSSVRNHQINSDLAQLLLRLDYNKYYTQAGGTLGSV; translated from the exons ATGATTCACGAGCTGCTGTTGGCGCTGAGCGGTTACCCGGGGACTATTTTCACATGGAACAAACGGACCGGTCTGCAG GTGTCCCAGGACCTGCCCTTCCTGCACCCCAGTGAGACCAGTGTCCTCAACCGGCTCTCTAAACTGGGCTCAGATTACATCCGCTTCACTGAATTCATAGAGCAACACACCGGCCATGTGCACCAACAA gagCATCACACGAATCAGCCCAACCAGACGGGACTTTATGGGATTTACCTGCGGGCTTTCTGCACCGGGCTGGACTCGATCCTGCAGCCGTACAGACAGGCTCTGCTGGACCTCGAACAGGAG TTCCTTGGAGATCCACATCTGACAATATCTCATGTGAATTACAAGCTCGATCAG TTCCAGCTGCTGTTTCCGTctgtgatggtggtggtggagtCTATAAAATCACAGAAG ATCCACGGCTGTCAGATCCTGGAGACGGTGTACAAGCACAGCTGTGGGGGGCTTCCTCCCGTCCGCATGGCCTTAGAGAA GATTCTTGCTGTGTGTCACGGTGTGATGTACAAGCAGCTCGCGGCCTGGATGCTTCACGGTTTGCTGCTCGACCAAAGCGAGGAGTTCTTCGTGAAGCAGGGGCCCAGCGCAGGAGGAGCCGCCGCcaaccaggaggaggaggaggaggacctgGGGCTGGGAGGCCTGAGCGGGAAACAGCTCCGAGAGCTGCAGGACCTG CGGCTGATCGAGGAGGAGAACATGCTGGCTCCGTCTCTGCAGCAGTTCTCCCTGCGGACGGAGATGCTGCCGTCTTACATCCCCATCAGAGTGGCTGAGAAGATCCTCTTTGTCGGAGAGTCCGTGCAGATGTTTGAAAACCACAACCACAGTCCGTCCAGAGCCG gctCCATACTGAAGCACCAGGAGGACATGTTTGCTGCTGAGCTGCACCGACTCAAACAGCAGCCGCTCTTCAGTTTGGTGGATTTTGAGAATTTGATTGATCGCATCAGGAGCACAGTGGCCGAG CATCTCTGGACGTTGATGGTGGAGGAGTCCGATCTGCTCGAACAGCTGAAG ATCATCAAAGACTTCTACCTGCTGGGTCGCGGCGAGCTCTACCAGGTTTTTATTGACCTCGCGCAGCACATGCTGAAGACGCCGCCGACCGCCGTCACAGAGCACG ACGTGAACGTGGCCTTTCAGCAGGCAGCTCATAAGGTGCTCCTGGACGACGACAACCTGCTGCCTCTGCTGCACCTCACTGTGGACTACCAGGGCAAAGACAGCAAAG AGACGACGGGCCCCAGAGACGGAGCCACGCCTCCACAGGACACGTCCCCCCGTGAGGTCCCCCCCACAGGCTGGGCGGCGCTCGGTCTCACCTACAAGGTCCAGTGGCCGCTGCACATCCTCTTCACTCCCGCCATCCTGGAGAA GTACAACGTGGTGTTCAGGTACCTGCTGAGCGTGCGGCGCGTGCAGTCGCAGCTGCAGCACTGCTGGGCGCTGCAGATGCAGAGGAAGCACCTCAAGTCCAGCCAGACGGACGCTGTGAAGTGGAGGCTACGCAACCACATGGCGTTCCTGATCGACAACCTGCAGTATTATTTACAG GTGGACGTCCTGGAGTCTCAGTtctctcagctgctgcagcagatcAACTCCACCAGAGACTTCGAGAGCATCAGACTCGCCCACGACCACTTCCTCAGCAACCTGCTCGCCCAGTCCTTCATCCTGCTGAAACCG GTTTTCCACTGTCTGAACGAGATCCTCGAGCTGTGTTTGAACTTCTGCTCGTTGGTCAGTCAGAGCGTAGCGTCACTGGACGAGAGGGGAACTGCTCAGCTGGATATTTTGGTCAAG GGCTTCAGGCGACAGTCCTCTTTACTTTTCAAGATCCTTTCGAGTGTCAGAAACCATCAGATAAACTCCGATCtggctcagctgctgctgcgtcTAGACTACAACAAATATTACACCCAGGCTGGAGGCACTTTGGGCAG
- the LOC121945823 gene encoding CDKN2A-interacting protein, with translation MAGERSGEDVVAEYLGQNPQLAQWVETFRSYCESSKQWVARREFILRNMEAFPTIQPGVLSSSVDRLLSLSMVWANHVFLGCSYPQAVMDKIKDMGEGIVVAEPPTHKTTKDGILARGKRNATAETEADSCVKKAKCGPTELDSRPPGKATVSQKSGPPPQAPTEHQPFFNRLYKAVAWKLVSAGGFGPNLDHFEILRSCVESCKETLTCVFVPLKDIAGLPAGRTQKEGHVCEIRCQAVYMGTGYGRDESAARAMASKEALKVFQGRKVTVKICRRRYKGKDVEDLMLLDEQPRSQGFPPALSYPFQDEQLEDESS, from the exons ATGGCGGGGGAGAGGAGCGGAGAGGACGTGGTTGCAGAGTACCTCGGTCAGAACCCGCAGCTGGCCCAGTGGGTGGAAACCTTCAGGAGCTACTGTGAGAGCAGCAAACAGTGGGTGGCCCGCAGAGAGTTCATCCTCCGAAACATGGAGGCTTTCCCCACCATTCAGCCTGGAgtcctcagcagcagtgtggaccggctgctgtctctgtccatggtCTGGGCCAACCACGTATTCCTTGGCTGCAG CTATCCACAGGCTGTGATGGACAAGATAAAGGACATGGGTGAGGGGATTGTTGTGGCAGAGCCCCCGACTCACAAAACGACAAAAGATGGAATCCTGGCGAGAGGGAAGCGAAACGCCACAGCCG AGACTGAAGCGGACAGCTGCgtgaaaaaagccaaatgtgGACCGACTGAGCTCGACAGCCGACCTCCGGGGAAAGCAACTGTGAGTCAGAAATCAGGACCTCCTCCGCAAGCGCCGACAGAGCACCAGCCCTTCTTCAACCGCCTCTACAAGGCTGTGGCGTGGAAGCTGGTGTCGGCGGGGGGCTTTGGTCCAAACTTGGACCATTTTGAAATCCTCCGTAGCTGCGTGGAGTCGTGCAAAGAGACCCtgacctgtgtgtttgtgccgcTGAAGGACATCGCCGGCCTCCCCGCGGGCCGCACACAGAAGGAAGGCCACGTGTGCGAGATCCGCTGTCAGGCTGTTTACATGGGGACAGGATACGGGCGCGACGAGTCCGCCGCCAGAGCCATGGCTTCCAAAGAGGCCCTAAAAGTATTTCAGGGGCGTAAAGTGACGGTAAAGATCTGCAGACGCAGGTACAAAGGGAAAGACGTGGAGGACTTGATGTTGTTGGACGAGCAGCCGCGGAGTCAGGGCTTCCCTCCCGCACTCAGCTACCCCTTTCAGGACGAGCAGCTGGAGGACGAGTCCTCATAG